One stretch of Chryseobacterium fluminis DNA includes these proteins:
- a CDS encoding recombinase family protein translates to MRRAVKEGRVMGKAPFGYANKVTENGKKYIAIKEPEATKMKWAFTELSKGIYASNSIRTKINESLRKSVSRTSFHIAIRNPIYCGKVFVPKHKDEEACFVKGQHEALISEELFDKVQEILDGKKRPQRPNTKITVQENFPLRGFLTCPNCGKTITASASRGRNNRYYYYHCNSICGFRERAEIVNKVFEDGLMTLEMNAPVKKYLKKLLTENYQNFISDPLKEKKKISDEIDTLNNKLSFARNKFLSEIIDDDEYLEIKRECKDRILKLEEELNKSSVPQISNIDKLLEQALETLQNIGKHYQEGEIEIKRAIIGSIFPEKLEFDGKHYRTARMNSIVHHIFQINNELDGVKKRETIKMIISP, encoded by the coding sequence ATGAGAAGAGCTGTTAAAGAAGGTCGTGTTATGGGCAAAGCTCCATTTGGATATGCAAATAAGGTTACAGAGAATGGAAAAAAGTACATTGCGATCAAAGAACCGGAAGCAACAAAAATGAAGTGGGCATTTACTGAGTTGTCAAAAGGAATTTATGCAAGCAATTCTATAAGAACTAAAATAAATGAGTCTTTGAGAAAAAGTGTGAGCAGGACATCTTTTCATATAGCAATTCGTAATCCAATTTACTGCGGTAAAGTGTTTGTTCCAAAGCATAAAGATGAGGAAGCCTGTTTTGTAAAAGGTCAACATGAAGCTTTGATCAGTGAGGAACTGTTTGACAAGGTACAAGAAATATTAGATGGTAAGAAGCGACCTCAAAGACCAAACACAAAAATCACTGTTCAGGAAAACTTTCCTCTTCGAGGGTTTCTAACGTGCCCTAACTGTGGTAAGACAATTACTGCTAGTGCTTCGAGAGGTCGAAATAATAGATACTATTATTATCATTGTAATTCTATTTGCGGATTCAGAGAAAGAGCAGAAATCGTCAATAAAGTTTTTGAAGATGGATTAATGACATTAGAAATGAATGCACCAGTTAAAAAATATCTTAAAAAGCTTTTAACTGAAAATTATCAGAACTTCATCAGCGATCCATTAAAAGAGAAAAAGAAAATATCTGACGAAATTGATACTTTAAATAACAAACTTTCTTTTGCTCGAAACAAGTTTCTTAGTGAGATAATTGATGATGATGAATATCTCGAGATTAAAAGAGAATGCAAAGACCGGATTTTAAAGTTGGAAGAAGAACTAAATAAAAGTTCAGTTCCTCAAATTAGCAATATAGATAAACTGCTCGAACAAGCCTTAGAGACACTTCAAAATATCGGAAAACACTATCAAGAAGGGGAAATTGAGATAAAGCGTGCAATAATTGGTTCGATATTTCCTGAAAAATTGGAATTTGACGGAAAACATTATCGAACCGCCCGGATGAACTCAATAGTACACCATATCTTTCAGATTAATAATGAGTTAGATGGTGTAAAAAAAAGAGAAACGATCAAAATGATCATTTCTCCTTGA